From a region of the Dictyostelium discoideum AX4 chromosome 2 chromosome, whole genome shotgun sequence genome:
- the amd1 gene encoding S-adenosylmethionine decarboxylase has product MPILSTEIFNEADAGFVYQSNSNDYSDGFEGPEKKLDIRFGPISKGSVKSIAGSPSKVGLRTIDKEKWQTVLDSARCTIISQTSNDHMDSYVLSESSLFVYPRRAMIKTCGTTTLLHLIAKMVQVGKECGLEVEMVVFSRKNLNQPSKQVFPHCSFSDEVNFLNKIFDGQAYVMGDVNKDHWNLYIADFRKNPTLQRTEQTFEVMMHDLDETVMKQFFKREGVSAWDTTVNSGIADLLPGSMIDDFQFDPCGYSMNGLLNEFYWTIHITPESHCSYVSFDTNVALADYNQLLAKVLNVFKPGRFTAALYAEDGAPCGDPYTAFDVNVPSYAIQNKTVHGFDGGYDVVVSNYQQLDKKVNFSNDDLIQSIESTNIDLIQV; this is encoded by the exons ATGCCAATTTT gTCAACAGAAATTTTTAACGAAGCAGATGCAGGATTTGTATATCAATCCAACTCAAATGATTATTCAGATGGATTTGAAGGACcagaaaagaaattagatATTAGATTCGGTCCAATTAGTAAAGGTAGCGTTAAATCAATTGCAGGTAGCCCAAGTAAGGTTGGATTACGTACAATTGATAAGGAGAAATGGCAAACAGTATTAGATTCAGCAAGATGTACAATCATTAGTCAAACCAGTAATGATCATATGGATAGCTATGTTTTATCAGAATCAAGTTTATTCGTTTATCCACGTCGTGCAATGATTAAAACCTGTGGTACCACCACTTTGTTACACTTGATCGCTAAAATGGTTCAAGTAGGTAAAGAATGTGGTCTTGAAGTTGAGATGGTTGTTTTCTCTagaaagaatttaaatcaaccaTCCAAACAAGTCTTTCCACATTGTTCATTCTCTGATGAAGTAAACTTTCTCAACAAGATTTTCGATGGTCAAGCCTATGTTATGGGTGACGTCAACAAGGACCACTGGAATTTGTATATCGCCGATTTCAGAAAGAATCCAACCCTCCAAAGAACTGAACAAACCTTTGAGGTTATGATGCACGATCTCGATGAAACTGTTATGAAACAATTTTTCAAGCGTGAAGGTGTATCAGCTTGGGATACAACCGTCAACAGTGGTATTGCCGACCTTTTGCCAGGTTCAATGATTGATGATTTCCAATTTGATCCTTGTGGTTACTCAATGAATGGTCTTCTCAATGAATTTTATTGGACTATTCATATCACACCAGAATCACATTGTAGCTATGTATCATTTGACACCAATGTAGCTCTCGCAGATTACAATCAATTGTTGGCAAAGGTTTTAAATGTTTTCAAACCAGGTCGTTTCACAGCTGCACTCTATGCCGAAGATGGTGCTCCATGTGGAGATCCTTACACTGCTTTCGATGTCAATGTCCCTTCCTATgcaattcaaaataaaactgTACATGGTTTTGATGGTGGttatgatgttgttgtttcaaattatcaacaattggataaaaaagtgaatttttcaaatgatgatttaattcaatcaatCGAATCAactaatattgatttaattcaagtttaa
- the msh2 gene encoding DNA mismatch repair protein (mutS homolog) — translation MSDNEQEESSQVVLKEDKTFVTFFQSLVSSNEDTDTIRLFDRKGYYSIHGEDAVFVAMMHFKSKKSLKYWSISDPNPKKKIKIDNDGSLTTTASSSQQQQQELGLAVLTIRQGYEFENIVKELLDEKKKIEIWSMKPNSKQQWELIKKGSPGNTQMFEDVLLNGNCEGSVMMALKVTREKGSIVFGISFGDATFKTIGVSQFMDNDNLSNLSSFIMQMSVKECLLCCDQKNYDYQKVKEKLSDAGIPFTELPKSDFSSKNAEQDLTRLLGSVKNNLPDIEQEHAIQSASCLIKHLDLLSNPNYFGKFKLEKYDLDRYMKLDSSSFKGLHIIDLKDSSVSAAAGGGGAGGASSSSNKDQSLYNLLNQCNTPMGSRLLLQWVKQPLLNAEEIEARLNFVEAFYNDLELRQSLRSNDLKKIGDLDRLSKKLHGQKATLEDCVNLYGIVTRLPVVLQSLNNHSSIHQELIKVNFIESLESIISDFAKFCAMVEKTIDLDLANDKHEYVIRSSFDETLRGIQLKKDQISNKIERFRVDIADDLNLDEAKVKLHYSEKDMFLLRISRKDEVAIRDKKKYIVHATAKDGVRFATREIDTLNEAYKKWSAEYLDKQDGLAKRTLQIAASFVPLIEDLSSLIATLDVFVTLSHVSSIAPIPFIRPEIIPLGSDENGAGTVIIGGRHPCVEIQDNVNFIANDIDLTRGQSQFQIITGPNMGGKSTFIRQVGLIVLMAQIGCFVPAQKATIAVVDCILSRVGAGDSQLRGVSTFMAEMLETSYILKVATKNSLIIIDELGRGTSTYDGFGLAWGIAEYICNQIGGFCLFATHFHELTILSDLLPMVKNLHVSASTQNNTFTLLYKVEQGPCDQSFGIHVAILANFPSQVIENAKQKAKELESFESNTLKQNHNKFLEEFKEINFNSNDVEKSLSLVNSLLNKYSIDIN, via the exons ATGTCAGATAATGAACAAGAAGAATCATCACAAGTAGTATTAAAGGAGGATAAAACCTTTGTTACATTTTTTCAAAGTTTAGTATCCTCTAATGAAGATACAGACACAATTAGATTATTTGATAGAAAa GGATATTACTCAATTCATGGTGAAGATGCAGTATTTGTAGCAATGATGcattttaaatcaaagaaatcattaaaatattgGAGTATTAGTGATCCAAatccaaaaaagaaaattaaaattgataatgatggttcATTAACAACAACTGCATCATCatcccaacaacaacaacaagaattaGGATTAGCGGTATTAACAATTAGACAAGGttatgaatttgaaaatatagttaaagaattattagatgaaaagaaaaagattgaAATTTGGTCAATGAAACCAAATAGTAAACAACAATGGgaactaattaaaaaaggcTCACCAGGTAATACACAAATGTTTGAAGATGTTTTATTGAATGGTAATTGTGAAGGATCAGTTATGATGGCATTAAAAGTCACAAGAGAGAAAGGTTCAATCGTATTTGGTATATCATTTGGTGATGCTACTTTCAAGACAATTGGTGTTTCACAATTTATGGATAATGATAATCTATCGAATCTTTCAAGTTTTATAATGCAAATGAGTGTAAAGGAATGCTTGTTATGTTGTGATCAAAAGAATTATGATTATCAAAAAGTTAAAGAGAAATTATCAGATGCAGGTATACCATTCACAGAATTACCAAAATCAGATTTCTCCTCAAAGAATGCCGAACAAGATTTAACTCGTTTATTGGGTTccgttaaaaataatttaccagATATCGAACAAGAGCATGCCATTCAGTCTGCTAGTTGCTTAATTAAACATTTGGATTTACTTTCAAATCCAAATTATTTTGGTAAATTCAAATTGGAAAAATATGATTTAGATAGATATATGAAATTAGAttcttcatcatttaaaGGTTTAcatattattgatttaaaagattCTTCAGTTAGTGCAGCAgcaggtggtggtggtgcagGTGGAGCATCATCTAGTTCAAATAAAGATCAaagtttatataatttattaaatcaatgtaATACACCAATGGGAtcaagattattattacaatggGTAAAGcaaccattattaaatgCAGAGGAAATCGAAGCAAGATTAAATTTTGTAGAGGCATTTTATAATGATTTGGAGTTACGTCAATCTTTAAGATCAAATGATTTGAAGAAAATTGGTGATTTAGATAGATTATCAAAGAAATTGCATGGTCAAAAGGCTACATTGGAGGATTGTGTCAATTTGTATGGTATTGTCACTAGATTACCAGTGGTATTGCAATCATTGAATAATCATAGTAGTATACATCAAGAGTTGATTAAAGTTAATTTCATAGAGAGTTTAGAGTCTATTATATCAGATTTTGCTAAATTCTGTGCAATGGTTGAAAAAACCATCGATTTAGATTTGGCCAATGACAAACATGAATATGTTATTAGATCAAGTTTCGATGAGACATTACGTGGTATTCAATTGAAGAAAgatcaaatttcaaataaaatcgaACGATTTAGAGTTGACATTGCTGATGATTTGAATTTAGATGAAGCAAAAGTTAAATTACATTATAGTGAAAAGGATATGTTTTTATTGAGAATCTCAAGAAAGGATGAGGTTGCAATTAgagataaaaagaaatacatTGTTCATGCAACCGCTAAAGATGGTGTAAGATTTGCCACTAGAGAAATCGATACTCTAAATGAAGCCTATAAGAAATGGTCAGCAGAGTACTTGGATAAACAAGATGGTCTTGCAAAGAGAACCCTTCAAATTGCAGCTTCATTCGTACCTTTGATTGAagatttatcatcattaattgCAACATTGGATGTATTTGTAACTTTAAGTCATGTATCTTCAATTGCACCAATCCCATTCATTAGACCAGAGATTATACCATTAGGTAGTGATGAAAATGGTGCTGGCACTGTTATTATTGGTGGTCGTCATCCATGTGTAGAAATTCAAGATAATGTTAATTTCATTGcaaatgatattgatttaacTCGTGGTCAATcccaatttcaaattataacag gaCCAAATATGGGTGGTAAATCAACATTTATTCGTCAAGTTGgattaatagtattaatggCACAAATTGGTTGTTTTGTACCAGCACAAAAAGCAACAATTGCAGTTGTCGATTGTATTTTATCAAGAGTTGGTGCAGGTGATAGTCAATTACGTGGTGTTTCAACATTTATGGCAGAAATGTTAGAGACATCTTACATTTTAAAGGTTGCAactaaaaattctttaatcatTATTGATGAACTTGGTAGAGGTACTTCAACATATGATGGTTTTGGTTTAGCTTGGGGTATTGCAGAGTATATTTGTAATCAAATTGGTGGTTTCTGTCTATTTGCAACTCATTTCCATGAATTGACAATTCTATCAGATTTACTTCCAATGGTTAAAAATTTACATGTTTCAGCTTCAACCCAAAACAATACTTTTACTTTACTCTATAAAGTTGAACAAGGTCCTTGTGATCAAAGTTTTGGTATTCATGTTGCAATTTTAGCAAATTTCCCTTCACAAGTTATTGAAAATGCAAAACAAAAAGCAAAAGAATTGGAATCTTTTGAATCAaat ACACTTAAACAAAatcataataaatttttggaagaatttaaagaaattaatttcaattcaaaTGATGTAGAAAAATCATTAAGTTTAGttaatagtttattaaataaatattcaatagatatcaattaa